The DNA segment ATTTAGATGAAGACCataccacattttatgagtaattaaggCAGAAAACCAGGATTCATAACTTCCTTGCAATTGAAGTAGATTGATTGTTACTTTTTTAAATAACTTAAATTTTAAAACCCTCTGGAGCTAGAGAACATGTATAAATCCTTACTCAAGATGGTCTCATTGATTATTTAAAGCTCATTCTTTTCAAGTTCTAATTAAATCTCACTAAACTCTACTCAAGTATCAGTTAAATTTCTGAGCACGTTATCTCAGACTGGGACTGTGTTACACCAAAGCCATGCATGGTACTGCTCCTTTCTGGTCAACAGAATCTTCAAAGTGCTTTACCTGGTTCTTCAATTTTTGTTTACATTTAGCCAAGTTTCCTACTACTGTAGTAACACGCAAAGACTATCAAGTCATTAGAAATGTCCATCATCACAGACCAGAATATATCAAATATCCTTGAAggagaaactgaatgcagtattgTGAAGAATGACAATTTATTTCTCACAAGCTTTAGATGTAAAAGTTCGATTTCTaaaaattttatttctttttctcaatATCTTGCTCTGCTGCCTCCTTTGCTCGCTTGGCACGGATTCCAAACAAACGGGCATTTGCTCGGGCCATACGAAGACTTGCGAAAGCCTTGAAATTCTTCTCATCCTCTGAGATTACCCTAGCTTTCTCCTTCTTGTACACCTGGAAAGCAAAATAATTTCCATAAATATAATACATACAAGCTTGCAATTCTGCAACAAAAGCAAGGAGCACATGGACAAACCTCGAGTAATGTAAAGCAACTCAATTCAAATTTCGACTCCAAACATTGCCATATTCTCTAAGTTAATTGTTCAATTTCCAATTCAAATCTGCCAGATGAATTTCCTGAATAATCTACCCCAGCCGAAGTCCAGTTACTCCAAATGGAAGAAAGCAGCAAAAAAGGAAATCCCCAATCCTCCCAGAGAAAGTGTCTGAGGTGCAGGATACCTCACACCTCAGCACTTTCAAACAAGTTACCATTTAAAGAAATGTAACCAGAATTAGCAGTGTTGACACTAGTTATGTATTCACAATACTTTACATTTATATAGGCTAAATTAAGAAGAGGGTCTTAAtccactgagaaaaagacatggaAGCATTAGCACTACTGTAATGGAATGAACTTGTATCTAAATAATTAGATCCACAAGCCTCCCCCCTGCCCACAAAAAGAAACAGGATCAAGATAGGCCTCTCTTTGTAATCTTTTAATTCACTCAGCTAGGTTGAAAGGCAATGCACTTTTGTCAGCATCCAGACTGCATTCCCACAATCTGCTCAGGAGCTGGCAAATAATCAACTGAAACTtgagcattttttaaaatatagaagTAATTACTCACATTCTTGATTGGCATGACAGGACCAGTTAGCTGAGTTGCCACTTTAATTTCTTCAGCCTGTGGAAAagaaatttgcattaacaaatgCCAATAAACAAAAGCAAAGAACTGAAATAAAATTAGGTACTTCAGTCATCAGATGGAAAAGGGTTCAATGAAATTCATCAAAGATGTACAGAGATTCCGGAGAAATTATCATCATTTGACTGGTGATATAACTTTCAGACAAGGCATAGTATTTAGTATTTTTAAATTGCTTCTCCAAGAATTACTGGTCAGCATATTACCACCAAAGCTAACTCCAGACCCAAATAATCATTGCCAGCTGTACCCACCTGCTCCGTTTCTGTATGTAGATATTTTGGAATGTATTCCACATTCCCAATACTAAGTACTACCCAGGAAAAACAAttcaaataaaaaattaaatcttCCTTTATCAAGCTTAAATACTTAATACTTCTTTTATCCACCTCTTCCAGACAGACTCAAAATAACCCTTTTCAATCCACAGGTAATGTAACAAATTAGTTTCCAATTTTGGAACTCCCTTTCTAACCGTTTCATTAATAAACTCTAGCCAGGACTGCCTCATTTCTTACTAATCCTGCATTGCAACCCATTTCATTACACCAGTCTTTCACTCTCCTGTCTCTCATCACATACAAAGGAATAAACTTCTGCACACATAATTAACAACCATTAAAATTTGAATGGAGATTTAAGGCATTTTGCTAAACACACCCCAAAAAGGAATGAAATCCAAGTCACTTAGTAATCcaagatggttcattttggtaggtcaaatatgatggcagaatatagcattaatggtaagactcttggcagtgtggagcatcagagggatcttggggtccaagtccataggacactcaaagctgctgcacaggttgactctgtggttaaggtggtatacggtgcattggccttcatcaatcgtgggatagagtttaagagctgagaggtaatgttgcagccatataggaccctggtcagaccccacttggagtactgtgctcaattctggtcgcctcactacaggaaggacgtggaaaccatagaaagggtgcagaggagatttacaaggacattgcctggattggggagcatgccttatgagaataggtcgtgaactcggccttttctccttggagtgatggaggatgagaggtgacctgataagaggtgtagaagataatgagaggcattgatcatgtggatagtcagaggcttttccccagggctgaaatggtgcaagagggcatagttttaaggtacttggaagtaggtacagaggagctgtcagggatgtgtttttttttactacgcagagtggtgagtgcgtggaataggctgccagtggcggtggtggaagcggaaaggatagagtcttttaagagactcctggatggctacatggagcttagaaaaatagagggctatgagtaaagcccaggtagttccaaggtagggacatgggcctgtattgtgctgtaggttttctatgtttccaagcTGTTACTTGCAGTACAAGGTTAATCTTCTAAATTGATTAAACATATGCACACCAAACTGCAATATTTAGAACACAGTCATAGCTGCTAATCTGCCAGTTGCAGAGATGCCCAATGATACACCTAACCTTATGAGAACTCTCTGCCTGACGTTCTTTAGCTCTCCAAAAGTAAAATAATTCATACAATTATTTCAAAAAATATACAAATCTAGACACTATTTcatttgaaatctaattatgGTACTACCTAGACaaccagaaaatatatatttttttaaaaatcagtagcTTCTTAAGCTCCCCCAGAATTCAGGACCTAAACATTTTAAATGCACACTTACTGAGGAATCTCCCTTCTTGGGAGCAGATGCCTTTCTTGGGAAGATGATCAACTTAGAACGATATTCTTTTAGACGCTGAACATTACACTGAATAGATTCCGTTGACTTGTTGCGACGCCTATAATCAACTGCAATACCAATAGTACGTGCCACTCTCCTGTTGATGCCTGCTGCCTAGGTTATGTCCAAAAACACATTTTATTAGAATCTCGGTTGTGACATGCCcatataaattttactttgaactttgaagatgaaGAGCACGTAAATAGTAACTTTACAAGAAGTTTAAAAAGACCCCATTTGAACACAACTGCAAGCTCATTTTCTAGTTTCAGCCAAATTATCTACAGTATTAGATCTCGTTAGTCTTTTCTTTCAATTACACACAAAACTCAAATTTGCTGGACCACAACCCCTCTGCACCAAACAAAACAAGTGGAAATCCAACCCCTTTTCATTTACGTGCTATTTCAGACCAGTTCAATCTTCAATACCAATATGGCTTAAAAAATTACCTTTAATTCTTCCAAGCTGAAGCCTCGTCCAGCACGTACTTTAGTGTGATACCTTACAGTGGGACATCTAACAACTGGTCGAAGGGGGCCAGCAACTGGTCGTGGAGCAATGCGACGTGCTTTAGCTTGCCGTGCCTTCCGTCTATTAACAGATGTTAGAGCATTCTATTACAATTGTTCACAGAAAAAGCACAGAACTCAGTCATTAAAGAGTTGATTGTTGTCTTGAGAAAAGCAGACATGCACCCGTCTAGTCTACAGCTttaaaattcctgggtgttaataaaTTGGATAACTTGTCCTGGTCCAAAATATAGACCCAATAACAAGGAAGGTGCAACAGCATTTTTGCTTTCTCAGTAAGTTCAGCTTGTCAAACATTCTAACTTCCATACTGTTGAAATTGGTTGATTACAGTTAAGTATGGCGATTTGAATGTACAGGAATGCCAAAGGCTACAAAGTGACAGACTCTGCCCAATGCATCATggtcccatccctccccacaatTAGAAACATTGCCTCAAGGTAATAACCAGGCCATTCCATCTTCTCGCCGCCCTGATtggacagaagcctgaaatcccatATCACAgttccttcaaccattcagttcttgaaccaagtaTAACCCTAATTACTAACCTCAAGTGGGAAAATAGGCATTATGTTTTTTCTAGTTAATGCATCTTATACAATGTTATATATCTGTGATTGTGTTGCATAACATTTTTACATTCCCccatgcatacatgtacttgggcATATGACAAACTCAAGACTTTTCTTCCTTCCTCCTGATCTCTCTGCCCTGCCCAAAGGGAAACAAATGTAATAATTCACTGtattaacagaaaaaaaacttattCTGGTAAAGAATTTTAAAAACCCTTACGATAGTACACAGTCATCAGCAGAAAGGGTTCAACTGTACTCATCATTAATGTACAGAGATTCCGGAGAAAGTGTCATCATCTGACTGTGGAACTATCACCTATGACTACAAAACAAGATAGTTAATTCATTGCTTTCATTCTTTGGCCTTTGATGTTGCTGACTAcattattttaatttcttttagTACCCAGCCAGGTAGAAACACATTTAACAGCCTATTAATACTGATTAAAATAATTTCTTGGCTATCACCCCATTCACTAATCTTGCACAGGTATGACTCCTCAATTTTAAATCTATAAACTCATTAGGGATCAATTCAAAATTTGAAAAACTGAAAATATTTGGCACAATGATCCAACTGCATCCCCAAAATAAATTTCTCAAAACTACAATGTTTCACTGACACCCAGCATTGATCATGCGAAGATTTCCTCTAAATACCCAGACAATACTACTTAGAAGTAGGTGATATTTTGAATGCTTTCAAAATTTAAGTAGGGAATGTGGGGATGGGGAGCTTTGAGTAAAATAGACAAAAACATCTCTAGGGTTTCGACAGTAGGTAAGTTAATGCAGGGAAGGAGTTAAAAGGAAAGGAGAAAATAGGAGAACAAGCTGATGCAACTCAGGAGAAACCACACAAAGGGGGAAGGACTGCCAGTCGCTATTTGACACTCCTTGTAAGCTATCTTCGCAACATACCGTGCACAGCACCACCTGTGCACACCTCAGTATGCCATCAGATCACACCGAATCCATGCTGCAGGCTTCATCCTGATATGGAGCTAGTCAGTGCAAATGGCAAACTTCAATTTGTATCAACTCTGCTCTAGATAGAATTCTGTACAGGAGCACAATAGTTCAGTTGTACAACTTTCAGTTTCCTGTCTTTTTCTCTGCAGGTTATAAGACAAATGCCAGAGCTACACATGTACTTAATACCCCTGCTCTACAGCTCTGTCTATAACTCAGGCTGTCTGCAGAACATGTGTACACAAATACCACTCCGTCCAACCAAGGGCTATCCTAGCTACTACTCGCTTCCTTTAAAAAATACACACTTCCTTTTAATGGACTGGTGTTAAGAATACCTGCGTATTTTTCTGGCTGGCTGATTGAACCAAGTACGGACCCTCTTCTGCCAATCCTTGTGGAAATGAGGGTTCAGGATCATCCCATTCCGACTTGGGGCCATTGTTGCTTATTGAACGGTGAAAGCACCTAAGTAAAGGTGAATACCAATTAAATAATAGATCAGATATAATGCAGTTATTATATGAACTACGGATATTCCCCCAGAGGCGGCAGGAATGACTTGACCGTACATTAGCAGAAACTCTCCGCCACTCTTCAGAAAAATAAGCATTCGAAAATGTGAAGAACGCGTTGAAATGCTTTCATGAACATGAAAGTAGGATCTTACGTCCATTTTGTGCACCTTCCAAAAGAATAATTAATCTCGGTTTTAGACGCAGCGTTTACTGGGGAACAAACTAGAAACAAGGAACGAAGCAATGTGCTATCGACTCAGCACTTCAACCAGGTTGCTGGTGTGAAACGTTAAGGCTTTCCACGTAGAAGTGTCGGACATGATGAATGCTTTCAGGTTTTACTAGGTAAAACTATTATAAAACTCCTCACCACAACCCTTGGAAGTGGCACCACGCCGCCCATTAAAGAGGCCGACACGGCCCCGCTCACCCGAGACCTCCGGAGGTAAGGACCCATCATCCGTACAACCCGCCTGCCGCCTCCACCTTAGGCCCGATGCACGGAAACCCTGCCAGTCGGCTTTAGGCACATTTGTCGGTCAAAATCGTCGCGGATATTAAGAGTCTGTTTTCTCCCGTTTTACTGCGTATCGTTGCATAGATGGATCGCCGAACAACATATTACGATGGAGTCAGATTTTATATACGCTCCCGTATAACACGTACCGTCTGCAGAAAAATGGCCGCGGGAAAAGAGGGAGGCACCGCCAGTAATGCTGGGATATGAAGACCGAGCTAAGATTGACCAATCAGCGCAGAGGCGGCTGACCTGTGCCTTCCGCCCCGCTCAGGGAGGGGCACTTGAACTGAGTTGTTTCTTTCACAACCAAGTCAAGTGGAGCTATTGTGGGCGAGGAACAGCTGCAATGAAAAACGAGAGGACAAATATTAAAATTTCAGATACAGTTTATGCATAAAGTGAAAACCTGAAACCATTCCAACATGATCACCAACAACTTTgtccaaaataaaatcaaaaaagaAACGATGGAGGTTTTGCAACAACTTGCATcttacagtcatagtcatactttattgatcccgggggaaattggttttcgttacagttgcaccataaataataaatagtaatagaaccataaatagttaaatagtaatatgtaaattatgccagtaaattatgaaataaatccaggaccagcctattggcttagggtgtctgaccctccaagggaggagttgtaaagtttgatggcctcaggcaggaatgacttcctatgacgctctgtgctgcatctcggtggaatgagtctctggctgaatgtactcctgtgcccaaccagtacattatgtagtggatgggagacattgaccaagatggcatgcaacttagacagcatcctcttttcagacaccaccgtgagagagtccagttccatccgcacaacatcactggccttacgaatgagtttgttgattctgttggtctctgctaccctcagcctgctgccccagcacacaacagcaaacatgatagcactggccaccacagattcaaAACAGTAGTAAATTTAGATAAGCACTGAAATatgtaaaatatataaaaaactaAGTATAAAAATTTACGAGCGTGTCTTTGTTTCCAAGATTTAAGCTGAAAGGAGATCtaaaggatgattttttttttcacacaaaggATAGTTGGTATCTGGAACAAGACTCAATTTCCACAAAATAAAAGTTCATAATCTATCAGGCAGCAGCAAGCTTTGCCCTCCTTCATAATTTGGAGACTTGGACTATCTACAGGAGGCACCCCAAAGCACTAAAAACAAACCACTAATGCAGTATCCATAAAATCCTCCAAAATCCACCGGCAAGATGAACCACCCCAGCATCCTTTCCCAGATTGAAATCCCCCACTACTGAGGCCCTATAATCACACTCAAAATATCCAGCATCTCGAGAGTTTGGTGGCGCCACACTAGATGATTTTCAAGAGTATCGAATGGTACTCCTATGAATAACCCACTCCATTTACCGACACAAATAGAGGTGTAACCCAGATTATGAACACCTAATTTACGGATACCCCAACATACAACCAAGCTTCCATTAAATTATTACATTCAAAGTCCAATATATGTAAAGCATTCATTCCTACAAGTAGAAGTgttttcccctctctccatacccccaCTACTAGTAATTGCTctttcttatcagtcttgtgTGTTTAATAGATTTCATTAGAATACAATGAAGGGATGGTAACCACATTGAGTGATATTTATGCATTGTCTGACTTATGGACAAAACTAACTAATATCTGTATAAATAGAACCTGTTCATTAACCTGGGTCTGTGTGTACAATACAGTAAATTCATTATACTGCACGGAATATAGCATACAGAGCAGCCATAACATATTGCACAGTGGAGCACGCTTACGATTTTGGTGggctactcctatttcttatgttcaaagttcaaagtaaatttcttattaaAGTacatgcagtgcctataaaaagtattcagcccccttggaagttttcatgttttattgctttacaacagtAGATTAAActtgactcttttgtgtcaatgtgaaaacagatctctacaaagtgatctaaatttattacaaatataaaacacaaaatagttgattgcaagtattcaccccttcaagtcagtatttagtaggtgcatctttggcagcaattacagccttgagtctgtgtggataggtctctatcaactttgcacatctggacactgcaatttttccccattcttctatacaaaactactcaagctctgattgcatggggatcatgagtgaacagcccttttcaggtccagccacaaattctcaattggattgaggcctgGACTCTAACCTGGCTACTCAAGGACATTAACTTTGATCTTTTAAGCCATTtccgtgtagctttggctttatgcttggggtcattgttttgctggaaaacaaatcttcccccaagtctcagttctcttgcagactgcatcaggtcttcctccaggatttccctatattttgctacatttattttaccctctgccttcataaaccttccagggcctgctgcagtgaagcattcccgcagcatgatgcagccaccaccatgctacatggtagggatggtgtgttttagaTTATGTGCGGTGTTtgccttatgccaaacatagcatttagtctgatggccaaaaaaactcaattttggtttcatccaaccatagaaccttcttccagttgacttcagagtctcccatatgctTTCTGGCAAACACTACCTGAAGCTTGTgattcctccagagttgtcataggtctcttgatggcttccctcacttcttgcatggtcacttagtttttgaggatggcctgttctaggcagatttacagctgtgccatattctatTTCCTGATGATTGTCTTAACTGTACTCTatggaatattcagtgacttggaaattttcttgtatccatctcctgacgtgtgcttttcaataaccttttcacggagttgcttggagtgttcttttgtcttcatggtgtggtttttgccaggatagtgactcaccagcagttggaccttccagatacagacgtatttttattacaatcaattgaaacaccttgattgcacacAGGTCTTCAAAAACaggtctccatttaactaattatgcgacctctaaaaccaattgactgcatCAGTgtagatttggtgtgtcatattaaagggaggagaggtgaatacttatgcaatcaattattttgtgttttatatttgtaattaatttagatcaccttgtagagatctgtttgcactttgacatgaaagagtctttttctgctggtgagcatcaaaaaagccaaattgaatcattgtgattcaatgttacaaaacatgaaaacttccaaagcgggggtgggggggtgaataccttttataggcactgtatatacgtcaccatatactacgctgagattcattttctgacggacattcacaataaatacaaagtaaCAAACCAGTCACTGAAAAACTGcgcaacaaagacagacaaaccaTCAAGATGCAAAAAGATAATTAattctgaaaatacaaaaaataagtaagtaataagtatctagaacatgagttgtcaagtccttgaaagtgggtccataggttgtgaaatcagtccTTCTGGTTCAAAACCCTGagggctgagggataataactgttcccgaacctggcggtgtgggacctgaggctcctgcactttgtttctgatagcagcagcaggaagagagaaTGGCTTGGATGGTAGGGGTTCTTGACGATAAATGTTgcattcctgtgacagtgctccttataAATGAGCTCAATACTAGGGAAGGCTTTACcacggactgggctgtgtccattacttttgtaggcttttccattcaagggcattgatgtttccataccaagccatgatgcaaccaatctgTATTCTTGCCACTGcgcatctaaagaagtttgtccaagttttaggtgacgtgccaaatcttcgcaaacttctaagaaagcagggGTGCTGCTGTCTTCTTGGTAATAGCTCCTATGGTATGGTAATACACAAAGATCTTTTATTCATGATGGATTGGGGCTCTGCCTTTGCACAGATAAATTTTTAAAATGGGGATATAACTGAGTCTGCTGGAAATGACCTCTCCATCAATGTAAACCTCCAtcaccttagaaaagatgtgctggcattggagagggtccagaggaggttcacaagcatgattccaggaatgaaacggttatcatacgaggaccgtctgatggctgtgggtctgtactcgctgatctcattgaaccctttcgaatgttgaaaggcctagacagagtagatgtggaaaggaatgtttcccatggtgggagagtctaggacaagagggcacagcctcaggttagaggggcaccttttcaaaacagagatgtggagaaatttctttagccaaagggtgctgaatttgtggaatttgttgccacatgcagctgtggtgtatttaaggcagagattgataggttcttgactggttacggggagaaggctgggaactggggttaaggaagagaaaaataaggatcagccatgattgaatggcaaagcagactcgacgggccatatggcctaattctgctcctatgtcttatggtttaaatgAAATTTCAGCACTCTGAAGCCTGACTCTGCTGACACAGTTGACATAAAGTACCCTGCTCCGACAAATGCACAGCCCcattctggcaacacacatcaaagttgctggggaacacagcaggccaggcaacatctctaggaagaggtgcagtcgacgtttcaggccaagacccttcgtcaggactaactgaaggaagagttagtaagagatttgaaagtgggagggggagggggagatccaaaatgata comes from the Mobula hypostoma chromosome 14, sMobHyp1.1, whole genome shotgun sequence genome and includes:
- the rpl13 gene encoding large ribosomal subunit protein eL13, coding for MAPSRNGMILNPHFHKDWQKRVRTWFNQPARKIRRRKARQAKARRIAPRPVAGPLRPVVRCPTVRYHTKVRAGRGFSLEELKAAGINRRVARTIGIAVDYRRRNKSTESIQCNVQRLKEYRSKLIIFPRKASAPKKGDSSAEEIKVATQLTGPVMPIKNVYKKEKARVISEDEKNFKAFASLRMARANARLFGIRAKRAKEAAEQDIEKKK